A single window of Mycolicibacterium madagascariense DNA harbors:
- a CDS encoding DUF58 domain-containing protein: MTRPSGGPSSRVDLPSLQRGQIRDPELSAALRKLELTVRRKLDGVLHGDHQGLVPGPGSEPGDSRVYQPGDDVRRMDWSVTARTTTPHVRQMIADRELETWLVVDVSASLDFGTAGCEKRDLAVAAAAAIAFLNSGGGNRLGAVITNGDSTRRVPALSGRIHEHELLRAIATMPRAPLGVRGDLSAAIDALRRPERRRGMAVIISDFLGPIDWMRPLRAIAGRHEVLGIEVIDPRDVELPDVGDVILQDTESGVTREFTIDAQLRDDFARAAESHRADVARTLRRCNAPLLTLRTDRDWINDVVRFVANRRRGALASR, from the coding sequence GTGACCCGCCCATCGGGCGGCCCGTCGTCCCGCGTCGATCTGCCGTCGCTGCAGCGCGGTCAGATCAGGGACCCGGAACTGTCGGCGGCGCTGCGCAAACTCGAGCTGACCGTTCGCCGCAAGCTCGACGGCGTGCTGCACGGCGACCACCAGGGTCTGGTGCCGGGGCCGGGCTCCGAACCGGGGGACTCCCGCGTCTACCAGCCGGGCGACGACGTCCGCCGGATGGACTGGTCGGTGACCGCCCGCACCACGACGCCGCACGTGCGGCAGATGATCGCCGACCGCGAGCTGGAGACCTGGCTCGTGGTCGACGTCTCCGCGAGCCTGGACTTCGGCACCGCGGGTTGCGAGAAGCGTGACCTGGCGGTCGCGGCCGCCGCGGCCATCGCGTTCCTCAACAGTGGCGGCGGCAACCGCCTCGGTGCGGTGATCACCAACGGGGACTCGACGCGGCGGGTGCCCGCGCTCAGCGGCCGCATCCACGAACACGAACTGCTGCGGGCCATCGCCACCATGCCGCGGGCGCCGCTCGGCGTGCGGGGTGACCTCTCGGCCGCCATCGACGCGTTGCGGCGGCCCGAACGCCGGCGCGGCATGGCCGTCATCATCAGCGACTTCCTCGGGCCCATCGACTGGATGCGGCCCCTGCGCGCGATCGCCGGACGCCACGAGGTGCTCGGCATCGAGGTCATCGATCCGCGCGACGTCGAGCTGCCCGACGTGGGCGACGTGATCCTGCAGGACACCGAGAGCGGCGTCACCCGGGAGTTCACTATCGACGCGCAGCTGCGGGACGACTTCGCCAGGGCGGCCGAGTCCCACCGCGCCGACGTCGCCCGCACCCTGCGGCGCTGCAACGCGCCGCTGCTGACGTTGCGCACGGACCGCGACTGGATCAACGACGTCGTGAGGTTCGTGGCGAATCGCCGCCGGGGAGCGCTCGCGTCCCGATGA
- a CDS encoding VWA domain-containing protein, with amino-acid sequence MTLPILGPISLSGFKSPWFFLFLLVVAALVALYVIVQVARQKRMLRFANMELLESVAPKRPSRWRHVSAILLVLSLVSFTIAMAGPTNDVRTPRNRAVVMLVIDVSQSMRATDVAPSRLAAAQEAAKQFADQLTPGINLGLIAYAGTATVLVSPTTNRDASKAAIDKLQLADRTATGEGIFTALQAIATVGAVIGGGDAPPPARIVLMSDGKETVPSNPDNPKGAYTAARTANDQGVPISTVSFGTKYGYVEINDQRQPVPIDDETLRKIAELSGGSAYSASSLEQLKQVFTTLQDQIGYETVKGDASVGWLRLGSLVLALAALVALLVNRRLPG; translated from the coding sequence ATGACGTTACCAATCCTCGGACCCATCAGCCTGTCCGGCTTCAAGAGCCCGTGGTTCTTCCTCTTCCTGCTCGTGGTCGCCGCCTTGGTCGCGCTGTACGTCATCGTCCAGGTGGCCAGGCAGAAGCGCATGCTGCGGTTCGCCAACATGGAGCTGCTGGAGAGCGTGGCGCCGAAACGGCCGTCGCGCTGGCGCCACGTGTCGGCGATCCTGCTGGTCCTGTCGCTGGTGTCGTTCACGATCGCCATGGCGGGACCGACGAACGACGTGCGGACGCCCCGCAACCGCGCCGTGGTGATGCTGGTGATCGACGTGTCGCAGTCGATGCGCGCCACCGACGTCGCGCCGAGCCGGCTGGCCGCGGCCCAGGAGGCGGCCAAGCAGTTCGCCGACCAGCTCACCCCCGGCATCAACCTCGGCCTCATCGCCTACGCGGGCACCGCGACGGTACTCGTCTCACCGACCACCAACCGCGACGCCAGCAAAGCTGCGATCGACAAGCTGCAGCTGGCCGACCGCACCGCGACCGGCGAGGGCATCTTCACCGCGCTGCAGGCCATCGCGACCGTCGGCGCGGTCATCGGCGGCGGTGACGCACCGCCCCCCGCGCGCATCGTGCTGATGTCGGACGGCAAGGAGACCGTGCCGTCCAACCCGGACAACCCGAAGGGCGCCTACACGGCCGCCAGGACGGCCAACGATCAGGGCGTGCCCATCTCCACGGTGTCGTTCGGCACGAAGTACGGCTACGTCGAGATCAACGACCAGCGCCAACCGGTGCCGATCGACGACGAGACCCTGCGCAAGATCGCCGAGCTGTCCGGCGGAAGTGCTTACAGCGCATCGAGTCTCGAGCAGCTGAAGCAGGTGTTCACGACGCTGCAGGACCAGATCGGCTACGAGACGGTCAAGGGCGACGCCAGCGTGGGCTGGCTGCGGCTCGGCTCGTTGGTGCTGGCGCTCGCGGCGTTGGTCGCCCTGCTCGTCAATCGCCGTCTGCCCGGCTGA
- the fabG1 gene encoding 3-oxoacyl-ACP reductase FabG1, with protein MPEFVSRSVLVTGGNRGIGLAIAERLAADGHRVAVTHRGSGAPEGLYGVVCDVTDGEAVDRAFTEVEEHQGPVEVLVSNAGISQDAFLMRMTEERFTNVIDANLTGAFRVAQRASRSMQRKRFGRIIFIGSVSGMWGIGNQANYAAAKAGLIGMARSISRELSKAGVTANVVAPGYIDTEMTRSLDERIQAGALDFIPAKRVGTAEEVAGAVSFLASEDASYIAGAVIPVDGGMGMGH; from the coding sequence ATGCCAGAATTCGTGTCGCGCTCCGTGCTGGTCACCGGTGGCAACCGTGGAATAGGCCTGGCGATCGCCGAGCGGTTGGCCGCCGACGGGCACCGCGTCGCCGTCACCCATCGCGGCTCCGGCGCACCCGAGGGCCTCTACGGCGTCGTCTGCGACGTGACCGACGGCGAGGCCGTCGACCGTGCCTTCACCGAGGTCGAGGAGCACCAGGGTCCGGTGGAGGTGCTGGTCTCCAATGCGGGCATCTCGCAGGACGCGTTCCTCATGCGGATGACCGAGGAGCGGTTCACCAACGTCATCGACGCCAACCTCACCGGGGCGTTCCGCGTCGCACAGCGGGCCTCGCGAAGCATGCAGCGCAAGCGGTTCGGGCGCATCATCTTCATCGGCTCGGTGTCGGGCATGTGGGGTATCGGCAACCAGGCCAACTATGCGGCGGCCAAGGCGGGCCTGATCGGCATGGCCCGGTCGATCTCCCGGGAGCTGTCCAAGGCGGGCGTCACCGCCAACGTGGTCGCACCCGGCTACATCGACACCGAGATGACCCGCTCGCTCGACGAGCGCATCCAGGCCGGGGCGCTGGACTTCATCCCCGCCAAGCGGGTCGGCACCGCCGAGGAGGTCGCGGGGGCGGTCAGCTTCCTGGCGTCCGAGGACGCCTCCTACATCGCGGGAGCGGTCATCCCGGTCGATGGCGGCATGGGCATGGGGCACTGA
- the inhA gene encoding NADH-dependent enoyl-ACP reductase InhA yields the protein MAGFLEGKRILVTGIITDSSIAFHIAKVAQEAGAELVLTGFDRLRLIKRITDRLPNPAPLLELDVQNSEHLDTLAARVSEVIGEGNRLDGVVHSIGFMPQTGMGVNPFFDAPYEDVAKGIHISAYSYASLAKAVLPIMNPGGGIVGMDFDPTRAMPAYNWMTVAKSALESVNRFVAREAGAYGVRSNLVAAGPIRTLAMSAIVGGALGAEAGDQMKLLEEGWDQRAPIGWNMKDPTPVAKTVCALLSDWLPATTGTVVYADGGAHTQLL from the coding sequence ATGGCAGGGTTTCTCGAGGGCAAGCGCATCCTCGTCACGGGGATCATCACCGACTCGTCGATCGCCTTCCACATCGCCAAGGTCGCCCAGGAGGCGGGTGCCGAACTGGTGCTCACCGGCTTCGACCGGCTGCGACTGATCAAGCGGATCACCGACCGGCTGCCGAACCCGGCGCCGCTGCTCGAACTCGACGTGCAGAACTCCGAGCACCTCGACACGCTGGCCGCCCGGGTCAGCGAGGTCATCGGCGAGGGCAACCGGCTCGACGGCGTCGTGCACTCGATCGGCTTCATGCCGCAGACGGGCATGGGCGTCAACCCGTTCTTCGACGCCCCGTACGAGGACGTCGCGAAGGGCATCCACATCTCGGCGTACTCCTACGCCTCGCTGGCCAAGGCCGTGCTGCCGATCATGAACCCCGGCGGCGGCATCGTGGGCATGGACTTCGACCCGACCCGCGCGATGCCCGCCTACAACTGGATGACGGTCGCCAAGAGCGCGCTGGAGTCGGTGAACCGCTTCGTGGCGCGCGAGGCGGGCGCCTACGGCGTGCGGTCCAATCTCGTTGCGGCAGGCCCGATTCGGACGCTCGCCATGAGCGCCATCGTCGGTGGCGCGCTCGGCGCGGAGGCCGGTGACCAGATGAAGCTGCTCGAGGAGGGCTGGGATCAGCGTGCCCCCATCGGATGGAACATGAAGGACCCCACCCCGGTCGCCAAGACGGTCTGTGCGCTGCTGTCGGACTGGCTGCCCGCCACCACCGGCACGGTCGTCTACGCCGACGGCGGCGCCCACACTCAGCTGCTGTGA
- a CDS encoding ferrochelatase yields the protein MNFDAILLLSFGGPEGPEQVRPFLENVTRGRNIPPERLDGVAEHYLHFGGVSPINGINRALIETLRIELEGRGETLPVYFGNRNWEPYVEDTVARMRDDGVRRAAVFVTSAWGGYSGCTQYNEDVARARAAVGEGAPELIKLRHYFDHPLFVEMFAEGLEAARASLPDELCDDARVIFTAHSVPVAADERQGPRIYSRQVAYATRLVAAAAGCPDYDQVWQSRSGPPQVPWLEPDVGEHLSTLAAAGTKAVIVCPIGFVADHIEVVWDLDNELREQADAAGIVMARTTTPNADPRYARLIVDLIDEMRTGGPAARVPGPDPVAGCGFNVNGTPCPSSPRCTAIFSTPSTGSR from the coding sequence ATGAACTTCGACGCCATCCTGCTGCTGTCCTTCGGGGGGCCCGAAGGACCGGAGCAGGTGCGGCCTTTCCTGGAGAACGTGACGCGGGGGAGGAACATCCCGCCGGAACGGCTCGACGGCGTGGCCGAGCACTACCTGCACTTCGGCGGGGTGTCACCGATCAACGGCATCAACCGCGCCCTGATCGAGACGCTGAGGATCGAGCTCGAGGGCCGCGGCGAGACGCTGCCCGTCTACTTCGGCAACCGCAACTGGGAGCCGTACGTCGAGGACACCGTGGCCAGGATGCGCGACGACGGCGTCCGTCGCGCCGCGGTGTTCGTGACGTCGGCCTGGGGCGGCTATTCGGGGTGCACGCAGTACAACGAAGACGTCGCCCGCGCCCGCGCCGCCGTGGGGGAGGGCGCGCCGGAGCTGATCAAGCTGCGGCACTACTTCGACCACCCGCTGTTCGTGGAGATGTTCGCCGAGGGCCTCGAGGCCGCGCGGGCGTCGCTGCCGGACGAGTTGTGCGATGACGCCAGGGTGATCTTCACCGCGCACTCGGTTCCGGTCGCCGCCGACGAGCGCCAGGGACCACGCATCTACAGCCGCCAGGTGGCGTATGCGACCCGGCTCGTCGCCGCGGCGGCGGGTTGCCCCGACTACGACCAGGTATGGCAGTCGCGTTCGGGACCACCGCAGGTGCCGTGGCTGGAACCCGATGTGGGCGAACATCTTTCGACACTGGCCGCGGCGGGCACCAAGGCCGTGATCGTGTGTCCCATCGGGTTCGTCGCCGACCACATCGAGGTGGTGTGGGACCTCGACAACGAGCTCCGCGAGCAGGCCGACGCGGCGGGCATCGTGATGGCCCGCACGACCACGCCCAATGCCGACCCGCGCTACGCGCGACTGATCGTCGACCTCATCGACGAGATGCGCACCGGCGGCCCCGCGGCGCGCGTCCCGGGCCCCGACCCCGTGGCGGGCTGCGGCTTCAACGTCAACGGGACGCCGTGTCCGTCGTCGCCGCGGTGCACCGCTATCTTCTCCACGCCGAGTACAGGATCGCGCTGA
- a CDS encoding NfeD family protein, with product MGALIWLVAALALAGAEALTGDLFLLMLSGGALSAAGAEAVFGGPVWVDGAVFAVVSILLLLVVRPTLRRRFAAGPGLPEPMRALEGKSALVLDQVARHEGRVKLDGEVWTARPMNEDDVYEPGDHVTVVRIDGATAVVFKTD from the coding sequence ATGGGAGCGCTGATCTGGCTGGTCGCGGCGCTCGCCCTTGCCGGTGCGGAGGCCCTGACCGGTGATCTGTTCCTCCTCATGCTCAGTGGTGGCGCCCTTTCGGCCGCCGGCGCGGAGGCGGTGTTCGGGGGCCCGGTCTGGGTGGACGGGGCGGTGTTCGCCGTCGTCTCGATCCTGCTGCTGTTGGTGGTGCGCCCCACGCTTCGCCGGCGATTCGCGGCGGGTCCCGGACTACCGGAACCGATGCGGGCACTGGAGGGCAAGAGTGCGCTCGTGCTCGATCAGGTCGCCCGGCACGAGGGCCGGGTGAAGCTCGACGGCGAGGTGTGGACCGCCCGCCCCATGAATGAGGACGACGTGTACGAACCCGGCGATCACGTCACGGTCGTGCGCATCGACGGAGCCACCGCCGTGGTCTTCAAGACCGACTGA
- a CDS encoding SPFH domain-containing protein, which yields MEGAVFGLVVAAVLVIFAIIVVVKSVKVIPQAEAAVIERLGRYSKTVSGQLTLLLPFVDKVRARVDLRERVVSFPPQPVITEDNLTVNIDTVVYFQVTEPKAAVYAISNYIVGVEQLTTTTLRNVVGGMTLEQALTSRDQINGQLRGVLDEATGRWGLRVARVELRSIDPPPSIQDSMEKQMRADREKRAMILTAEGNREASIKQAEGQKQAQILSAEGAKQAAILAAEADRQSRMLRAQGERAASYLQAQGQAKAIEKTFAAIKAGRPTPELLAYQYLQTLPLMAKGEANKVWVVPSDFGSALQGFTKMLGAPGEDGVFRYTPSPVDGDLPKPEDDSAEVAEWFNTKTDPEIAQAVAQAVAEARTPVAGAIDGPTQYAPLSQQAQPPAVDYGRSADQSAPRHGSQ from the coding sequence ATGGAAGGTGCCGTCTTCGGACTCGTCGTGGCTGCCGTGCTGGTGATCTTCGCCATCATCGTGGTCGTCAAGTCCGTCAAGGTCATTCCCCAGGCCGAGGCTGCCGTCATCGAACGGCTGGGGCGCTACAGCAAGACCGTCTCCGGTCAGCTGACGCTGCTGCTGCCCTTCGTCGACAAGGTGCGGGCCAGGGTGGACCTGCGCGAGCGGGTGGTGAGCTTCCCCCCGCAACCCGTGATCACCGAGGACAACCTGACGGTCAACATCGACACCGTCGTCTATTTCCAGGTCACCGAGCCCAAGGCCGCCGTCTACGCGATCAGCAACTACATCGTCGGCGTCGAGCAGCTCACCACCACGACACTGCGCAACGTCGTCGGCGGCATGACCCTCGAGCAGGCGCTGACGTCGCGCGACCAGATCAACGGTCAGCTGCGCGGGGTGCTCGACGAGGCGACCGGACGCTGGGGGCTGCGCGTCGCGCGGGTCGAGCTGCGCTCGATCGATCCGCCACCGTCGATCCAGGACTCGATGGAGAAGCAGATGCGCGCCGACCGCGAGAAGCGCGCCATGATCCTGACGGCCGAGGGCAACCGGGAGGCGTCGATCAAGCAGGCCGAAGGCCAGAAGCAGGCGCAGATCCTCTCCGCCGAGGGCGCCAAGCAGGCCGCGATCCTCGCCGCCGAGGCCGACCGCCAGTCGCGCATGCTGCGCGCGCAGGGCGAACGTGCCGCGTCCTACCTGCAGGCCCAGGGTCAGGCGAAGGCCATCGAGAAGACCTTCGCGGCCATCAAGGCGGGGCGCCCGACCCCCGAACTGCTGGCCTACCAGTACCTGCAGACGCTGCCGCTGATGGCCAAGGGCGAGGCCAACAAGGTCTGGGTCGTGCCGAGCGACTTCGGATCGGCGCTGCAGGGCTTCACCAAGATGCTCGGCGCCCCGGGTGAGGACGGCGTGTTCCGGTACACGCCCTCACCGGTCGACGGGGACCTGCCCAAGCCCGAGGACGACTCCGCCGAGGTCGCCGAGTGGTTCAACACGAAGACCGATCCCGAGATCGCGCAGGCCGTCGCCCAAGCCGTTGCCGAGGCGCGCACCCCCGTGGCCGGCGCGATCGACGGGCCGACGCAGTACGCCCCGCTGTCCCAGCAGGCTCAGCCGCCCGCGGTGGACTACGGCCGGTCGGCCGATCAGTCGGCGCCCCGGCACGGCTCCCAGTAG
- a CDS encoding TVP38/TMEM64 family protein, which translates to MKPVVSTLRRVSAAIAITARQVPRRRLVTIAIAGVILVALVLLVPLPNALQLRDWARSAGPWFPLAFLAAHVVVTVLPFPRTAFTLAAGLLFGPLLGVGIALVASTLSAVIALALVRAAGWQLDQMVRHPRIDAMNESLQHRGWLTVLSMRMIPVVPFSVLNYAAGASAIRVLPYTLATLVGLLPGTAAIVLFGDALTGHVSPLLLVISSSTAGLGVVGLLYESRSHRRRQAASETVEETEAPAVTP; encoded by the coding sequence GTGAAGCCCGTCGTCAGCACGTTGCGCCGGGTCAGTGCGGCCATCGCCATCACGGCACGCCAGGTCCCCCGCCGCCGGCTGGTGACCATCGCGATCGCCGGTGTGATCCTCGTCGCACTGGTCCTGCTGGTGCCGTTGCCCAACGCGCTGCAGCTACGCGACTGGGCCCGCTCGGCGGGTCCGTGGTTTCCGCTGGCGTTCCTGGCCGCCCACGTGGTGGTGACCGTCCTGCCCTTCCCGCGCACCGCGTTCACCCTCGCCGCGGGCCTGCTGTTCGGACCGCTGCTGGGCGTCGGGATCGCGCTGGTCGCCAGCACGCTGAGCGCGGTGATCGCGCTCGCCCTGGTGCGCGCCGCCGGCTGGCAGCTCGACCAGATGGTGCGCCATCCGCGGATCGACGCGATGAACGAGAGCCTCCAGCACCGCGGCTGGCTCACGGTGTTGTCGATGCGGATGATTCCGGTGGTGCCGTTCTCGGTGCTGAACTACGCCGCAGGCGCGTCGGCGATTCGCGTGCTGCCCTACACGTTGGCCACCCTCGTCGGCTTGCTGCCGGGCACCGCCGCCATCGTGCTCTTCGGCGATGCGCTGACGGGGCACGTCAGCCCGCTGCTGCTCGTGATCTCCTCGAGCACCGCCGGGCTGGGCGTGGTGGGGCTGCTCTACGAGTCGCGCAGTCACCGCCGGCGTCAGGCCGCATCGGAGACCGTCGAGGAGACCGAGGCGCCCGCCGTCACGCCCTGA
- the mutA gene encoding methylmalonyl-CoA mutase small subunit encodes MPVSVQGSSASVGAVESDLQAWRAAVAGVLAKSSRKDPADLGAAPERLLDSPTYEGFPISPLYTGRDGLPEPPLPGQWPYVRGADALRDVRAGWGVAEGFPAVGQNVVADGNGDVLAALSDGVSAMVLRVGADGVDVAHLDRLLEGVFLELVPVIVEAGADYVGAADALLALVSGMADDAKPTLSIDLGADPLAAALTGRDAPPMSGVVATASRVLGFGGGIRAVTVDGAGLHDLGASASWELAGAIAAGVAYLRALCDGGLAVPDALRQIAFRFAADDDQFMTIAKLRAARQLWARVAEVLGQPDAGAATIHAVTSRPMMTRRDPWVNMLRTTLAAFGAGVGGADTVQVFEFDSAIEGGLAGVARSFARRMARNTQLLLLEESHVGRVLDPGGGSWFVEDLTRCLAEQAWHHFQDLESRGGFEAAGGHLAEEIAAVRNRRAEDVAHRRRALTGVNEYPNLAEAPLAPPHPTPSVHAYAAAFDALRDRSDAYLAANGARPTALLLPLGPLAEHNVRTTFAANLLASGGVQSVNPGTLSPAGVAQAAAEAGHPAVAVVCGTDARYAEEVSDIVAAAHAVGIAHVYLAGPEKAVADAEHRPDDYLTAKIDAVAALSTLLTRLGA; translated from the coding sequence ATGCCGGTGTCCGTACAGGGGTCCAGTGCCAGCGTCGGCGCCGTGGAATCCGACCTGCAGGCCTGGCGGGCCGCCGTCGCCGGGGTGTTGGCCAAGAGTTCCCGCAAGGATCCCGCCGACCTCGGCGCGGCACCCGAGCGGTTGCTCGACTCGCCGACCTACGAGGGTTTTCCGATCAGCCCCCTCTACACCGGGCGCGACGGATTGCCCGAACCGCCGTTGCCGGGACAGTGGCCCTACGTGCGCGGCGCCGACGCGCTGCGGGACGTGCGCGCGGGATGGGGGGTGGCCGAGGGCTTCCCCGCCGTCGGGCAGAACGTGGTCGCCGACGGGAACGGGGACGTGCTGGCCGCACTGTCCGACGGCGTCAGCGCCATGGTCCTGCGCGTGGGCGCCGACGGTGTCGACGTCGCGCATCTGGACCGTCTACTCGAAGGCGTGTTCCTCGAGCTGGTGCCGGTGATCGTCGAGGCGGGCGCCGACTACGTGGGCGCGGCCGACGCCCTGCTGGCCCTGGTGTCCGGCATGGCCGACGACGCCAAGCCCACCCTGTCGATCGACCTCGGCGCCGACCCACTGGCGGCGGCACTGACCGGCCGTGACGCCCCACCGATGAGCGGCGTCGTCGCGACCGCGTCGAGGGTTCTCGGGTTCGGCGGCGGCATCCGCGCCGTGACGGTGGACGGGGCGGGCCTGCACGACCTCGGGGCCAGTGCCTCCTGGGAGCTCGCCGGGGCGATCGCGGCGGGGGTCGCCTACCTGCGCGCGCTCTGCGACGGGGGCCTGGCGGTACCGGATGCCTTGCGGCAGATTGCCTTTCGCTTCGCGGCCGACGACGACCAGTTCATGACCATCGCCAAGCTGCGGGCGGCCCGTCAGCTCTGGGCCAGGGTGGCCGAGGTCCTCGGGCAGCCCGACGCCGGCGCTGCCACGATTCACGCCGTCACGTCGCGGCCGATGATGACCCGGCGCGACCCGTGGGTGAACATGCTGCGCACCACACTCGCCGCGTTCGGTGCCGGCGTCGGCGGTGCGGACACCGTCCAGGTATTCGAGTTCGACAGCGCCATCGAGGGCGGATTGGCCGGTGTCGCACGCAGTTTCGCCCGTCGGATGGCGCGCAACACCCAGCTGCTACTGCTCGAGGAATCGCACGTGGGCCGCGTCCTCGATCCCGGCGGCGGGTCGTGGTTCGTCGAGGACCTGACGCGCTGCCTCGCCGAGCAGGCGTGGCACCACTTCCAGGATCTCGAATCCAGGGGAGGGTTCGAGGCGGCGGGCGGGCACCTCGCCGAGGAGATCGCCGCCGTGCGGAACCGGCGCGCCGAGGACGTCGCGCACCGGCGCAGGGCGCTGACGGGCGTCAACGAATATCCCAACCTCGCCGAGGCGCCGCTCGCCCCGCCGCATCCGACGCCCTCGGTGCACGCCTACGCCGCGGCATTCGACGCGCTGCGCGACCGCTCCGACGCCTACCTCGCCGCCAACGGAGCGCGCCCGACGGCCCTGCTGCTGCCGCTGGGTCCGCTGGCCGAGCACAACGTCCGCACGACGTTCGCCGCCAACCTGCTGGCGTCGGGCGGGGTGCAGAGCGTCAACCCCGGCACGCTGAGCCCGGCCGGCGTCGCGCAGGCCGCCGCGGAGGCGGGCCACCCCGCCGTCGCCGTCGTCTGCGGCACCGACGCGCGCTACGCCGAGGAGGTGTCCGACATCGTGGCGGCCGCCCACGCGGTGGGCATCGCCCACGTGTACCTCGCCGGGCCGGAGAAGGCGGTCGCCGACGCCGAGCACCGCCCCGATGACTACCTGACCGCCAAGATCGATGCGGTCGCCGCACTTTCGACCCTGCTCACCCGGTTGGGGGCCTGA